The Deinococcus puniceus genome segment TTTTGGGCGTGGGGGCGGTGGGCCGCACGCTGGCCGGGCATCTGCACCGCGAGGGCGCTCGCCTGACGGTGGCTGACCGACGCCCAGACCGGGCCGAAGCCTTGGCTGACCAGCTTGACGGCGTACAGGTGGTGGCCGCCGATCAGCTCCTCGATTCGCCCTGCGACATTTTCGCCCCCTGCGCCTACGGCCATTCCATCCGCTCCGAAGATGTGCCCCGCTTGCAGTGCCGCCTGATCGCGGGCGGCGAGCATCACCCCCTCACGCGGCGCGGAGAGTCTGCCGTGAAAGAAGCCGGAATCATCTATATGCCCGATTACGCCATCAACGCGGCTGGCCTCATTGCCGCCGCGCAGGGCACCACGCCCGAACAGGCCGCCGAGCGCGTGTATACGATCATCAACCGGATTACGGCGGTGGCCGAGCAGTACGGCAAACCCGTGCATATCGTGGCCCGCCGCATGGCGGAACGGCGGATTGATCTGATCGGCAGCTTGGGACACGGCAAATGAGCATCAGCAAAGCCGAACCCTTCGTAATCGGCGTGGCGGGCGGCTCCGGCAGCGGCAAAACCACCGTGACCCGGCGAGTCATCGAAACGGTGGGCAGCGACGGTGTGGCCGTGCTGAGTCAGGACAACTACTACCGCGACCAGTCCGACATTCCGTTCGAGGCCCGCCTGAAAACCAATTACGACCACCCGGCGGCCTTCGACTGGGCGCTGCTGCGCGAACATGTGGATGCGCTCTTGGCGGGCGTGCCGATTGCCATGCCCGAATACGATTTCACCAAGCACACCCGTTCCGACCAGACCACGCGGGTCTTGCCGGGGTCGGTGGTGGTGCTGGAAGGTTTTTTTGCCCTCTACGACGAAGAACTGCGCGAGCGGATGCACCTGAAAGTCTTCGTGGACGCCGACGCCGACGTGCGCTTCATTCGCCGCCTGCTGCGCGACACGCAGGAACGCGGGCGCACCCCCGAAAGCGTGATTCAGCAGTATCTGGACTATGTGCGGCCCATGCACCTGAGCTTCGTGGAACCCACCAAACGCTACGCCGACGTGATCATTCCGCACGGCGGCATGAACGAACCCGCGCTGGACATGTTGGCGGCCCGGATTCGGTCTACGGTCTAGGCAACGGCCAGAACAGACCCTCTCATCCGATAGGGGGACGATTCGGCGGGCTGGCGGAAGGTAGGCTGGCCCGTTTTGCCGCCTTGCCTCAACCCTTGCCGCTTTCCCCTTTAGGATGTGCCCTGTGACTGATCCGAATCCCGCCGCCCGTTCTTCCCTGCCCGAATCACCGGGCGGCCCTTCCGTTTCCCAGCCGCCCATTCCCCCTCAGGCGGCCCTCTCGCTGGAAACGCTGCCCGTGCCCACCCGCCACCGCCTTACCCCTGTGCTGTTGGGCCTGATTCTGCTCTCGCTGATTCCGGCCTTTCTCTTGGCGTATCAGCGCGTGACCTTCGAGCAATCCGAGAAAACCACGTCGTATGTGATGGATTACCCGAATCTGGTGTCTCAGGCGCAGCGGTACGGTCAGGAACCACAGGCGCTGTTAGACCGCTATAAGGCACTGGGCCTTAACGGTGTGGCCGTGTACGAAGACACGATTGGCAGCCTGCAGCAGCGCGGTGAGGTGTACTTTCAGGACGGCGCAGATTTGGCGGTGCAGTTTCCCGGTCAGGGCGCACAGCCCCAAAAGTCCTACCTGCGCTCCCTTAAGCCCGGTGTGGCCGAAAGCCTGCCTGCCCGCTACACCATCCCTACCCGGCTGGTGCAGATCGGGGGGAACCAGTGGGTAGAGTGGGCCACCGATCCGCGCTTCTTGCCCGCTGGCCCCAACACGGCGCTCATCAATGACCTGAAGGCGCAGGGCATGACGCTGGTGTACCGCCCTTACGCAGACGACGCCGTTTTGCGGCCCGGCGCGGACTGGCCTGACGTGCCGTTCATCTCCTTTCCCAGCACCGAAGTGATCGGCGCACGCAACCCCGACCTACTGGACAAAATCAACGAGCGCATGGAAGGCCGCATTCCCACCCTGATCGAGGCGACGCCCCAGCGCGGCATAGAAGAACTCGTGGAACGGCACGGCGCGGCCCGCATGTTCTCGATCAGTGCGGCGTGGCAAAACCTGCTTGACCCGGAAGAAACCGCCTCCAAGTTCGCCCTCGCCGCCCGCGAACGGGGCCACCGCCTGCTGTACCTGCGAACCTTTCCCACCATCGGTGAAACCGAGATTTTCTTGGCCCGCACCACCAAACTGCTGGGCGACGCGGGCGTAAAGCTGGCGAACCCCACCATCACGCGCTACGAACCCAGCCCGCTGCTGCAACTCCTGAGCGCGGTGGGGCCACTCGCCGCCCTGCTGCTGCTGGGCCTCAGCTATCCGCTGGTGCGGCTGGGGCTGCTGGCCTCGGCCCTCACGGCACTCTTGGCGTTCGGCCTCAACAGCCTCGGCCCAGACGGAATCAAACCTCTGGAAGGTCTCGCTCTGATCGCTGCCGTCACGTTCCCTTCGTTGGGGCTGGTGCTGCGGCGTCGGCGCGTGTCCGACTGGTTCCTCGCCACGGGCCTGAGTCTGGCGGGGGTGCTGTTCGTCTCGGCGCTGGGGGCCAACGGCAACTCCATGATCGGCCTAGAGCCGTTCCGGGGCGTGGGCCTCACGCTGCTGCTGCCCCTCGTGCTGGTGGGCGCAAGCTTCCTGCCGCGCCAAGACATCCGCAAAACCGCGCAGGATATCTACAACGCTCCCATCAAACTGGGCGACATCGTGGTGATGGGCCTCGGCATTGCCGTGTTCGCGCTGGTCTTCTTGCGCCGGGGCAACACCAGTTCGGTGGGGGTCAGCGACGCCGAAAAAGAAGTGCGCCAGAACCTTCAGGACTCTATCGTTCGCCCGCGTTTCAAGGAACTGGCTGGGCATCCGTTGGCACTGGTGGGCCTCAGCGGGGTCTTGCCGGGCTACTTCAGCACCCTGATTCTGCTGGGCGGCGTCATCGGTCAGGCCAGCATCCTCAACACCTTTTCGCACTTCCACACGCCCCTCCTCATCAGCGCCGCCCGCTGCTTCATCGGCCTCGGCGTGGGCTTGGTGGCCGGATACGTGGCGATCTGGGCCGTGAAACAGGGCATCCGAATATGGAATACCTACGGCACGCGCCGTGCGGTTCAGGCATGAAGGTCACCGTCAGCGGCTATTACGGCTTCGGCAACACGGGCGACGAGGCTATTGCACTTGCCATTACCCGTGAACTGAAGCAGCGGGGGCACAGGCCGCTGCTGCTGTCCCAGACACCCGAACAGACCGCCGAAACCTACGGCTGCGAGAGTGCGCCGCGCATGAAACCCGCTGGACTGCTCTCGGCCATCGCCCGCTCGGAGGTGCTGCTGTCGGGCGGCGGCGGCCTGCTACAAGACAAAACCAGCGCCCGCACGCTCACCTATTACCTCGGCGTCATTCGTGCGGCGCGGCTGCTGGGCAAGCGCGTGGTGATCTTCAACCAGAGCATCGGGCCACTCAGTCCGGAAGGGGGGCGCAAAGTGGCCTCTGCCCTACGCGGCCTGCGCGTGATCGTGCGTGACCGGGGCAGTTTGGATACGTTACAGGCGTTGGGGATTTCGGGCGAATTGGGCGGCGATCCAGCGTTGCTGCTGCACCCCAGCCCCAGCCTTGTGCGCCAGCCCGATCAGGTCATCATTGCCCCACGCGGCGACGTGACCGAGGCCACCGAGCGCCTAAAAACGGTGACGGCAAGCTTGCAGGCACAGGGCCGCCGTGTGCTGGCCCTCAGCTTCATGCCTGCCCACGATGACGCCGCCGCCCACAGTTTGGGGGCCGATGAGGTGCTGAGTACGGTAGACCCACAAGTGGCCTTAGACGCCATCGCTTCGTGCGGCTTCGTGATCGGAGTGCGGCTGCACGCCATTATTCTGGCTGCCGCTGCGGGCGTACCGTTTGCGGGCGTGGCCTACGATCCCAAGGTGCAGGGCTTTTGCGCCGATGCTGGCGCACCCTTTCATCCCATCGCCCTAGACCCGCAGGACGTGTGCCAGCAGGCTTATACCCGCACCGCGCCCGATTGGAACGCGGTGGCCGAGATGAAAGAGCGGGCAGAGAACAGCTTTACGCGGGCGCTGAGCAGCTAGAAGAAGGCGGAGAGATCGTGGAGTGTGGAACGTGGGGAAGGCCAACCCACGATCTGCACTCCACGTTCAGTGTTCCAATCTGTTGCGTTACCCCCTGTGCGTCACCACATTGCAGGTGCAGCGGGCCAGCGTCGTCGTGCGGCCATGTTCGTCTTTCAATTCCACCGTCCAGACCATCACCGTGCGGCCTCGGTAGACCAGCAGCGCCTCTGCCGTGACCCAGCCCTCCGAGATGCCGCGAACATGGGTGCCGTTCAGGTCGACGCCCACGCCAAACTGCGTTCTAGGGTCTACGTTCAGAAAACTGCCGAGGCTCGCCAGTTCTTCGGCCAGTGCCAAGCTTGCGCCGCCGTGCAGCCGTCCGGTGGGCTGACGGTTGCCCTCTACAGGCATGCGGGCGGTCAGGCGCTCACGGGTCACGCTCAGCAGCTGTATGCCGAGGCGTTGGCCGAGTGTGCCGCTTAGGCCCCCCATGCGCCCCGCCAATTCTTCAGGTGACAGGCGGGCAAAGTCTTCGGGCGTGGGGAGTTGGATGTCAGGGTGAAGGGTCATGGGGGCATGGTAGAGCCTTTCTAGCCGGGTGACCCGTGCCCTGATCTACTCCCCCTGACCCAAATTCAGCGCGGCGGCATAGAGCATCTTCACGCCTGTCTCCAAGCTGGCTTCGTCGATGGTAAAGCGGGGGTGGTGGTGCGGCCAGTGGCTGTCGGCGCTGTCGCTGGCACTACCCACGTTAAAATAAGCTCCGGGCGCTTTTTGCAGGTAGGCGCTGAAATCTTCGCCGCCCATCGTGGGTTTGGCGTCCTGATAGAGGTCAGGGCCAACCGTCTCCAGCGCAATCTCTCGCAGGCGGGTAGCCACCCAATCGGTGTTGATGACGGGGCGGTAGCCGAACTCGTAGTCCAGGTCATAGGTTGCGCCGTGTGCGTCACAGACGCCTTTAATCACGCGCTCGATCAGTTGGGGGGCGCGTGCCCGCAAGTCGGCGTCGAAGGTTCGCACCGTGCCTTGCAGCAGCGCCGTATCAGGGATGACGTTGTGGGTGCTGCCACTCTGGAACAGCGTAATAGACACCACCAGGGCGTCAAGTGCTGCCACGTTCCGGCTGACCACGTGCTGCAAATTGGTGACGACCTGTGCGCCGACCGCAATCGGGTCTACGGTCTGTTCGGGGTGTGCGCCGTGCCCGCCCTTGCCGCGAATGGTCAGCGTGAGGGTGTCGGGCGCGGCCATAAACGCCCCCGGCTTCACCGCCACCACGCCCGCAGGCAGCGAGGAATTCAGGTGCAGGCCCGTCACCACGTCTACGCCGTCCATCAGCGGCGTCTCCATCACCAATTCTTCGGCCCCGCCCGGCCCGATTTCCTCGGCGTGCTGAAAAATCATGCGGATTTCTCCGGCTACTTCTTCGGGGCGCTCGCTCAGCAGTTTGGCGACGCCCAGCAGAATGGCGGTGTGTCCGTCATGGCCGCAGGCGTGCATCACACCGGGGGTCTGCGAGGCAAATTCAAACGTATTTTCCTCGTGAATAGGCAGCGCGTCTATGTCGGCACGGAGCAGCACGGTGCGGCCTGCTTTGTGGCCCTTCAACACGGCCAGCACGCTGGTTTCTGTGGGGCGAGACACGCTCAGCCCCGGCATTTGCCCCAGCTCGGTCTCTATATACGCCGCCGTCTGATGCTCGGCAAAGCCCACTTCTGGGTTCTGGTGCAGATGCCGCCGCCACGCCACGAGTTGCTCGGTCAGGGTACTGGCCCGGTCAATGGATTGTGTCATGGGCTTAGGGTAATGCATGCGCCCAGCGTTGGCGACAACTCTAAATATTTGTCTGTTGACACATTGGTCACATATAATAGCTGTATGGAAATTAGGCAGCTTAGAGCACACGAAGTACAAAACTACTTGGCGGCTTATTACTCATACCATAATGTCCAGAACCCAGAGGATTTCGCAGCGACGAAGTTAGAAGACTACACGCCTGAGGATCTTCAGCAAGTCGCAGACCTATTTACTGTTGCTCTCTGTCAGGGCCAATTCATTGCGGGTATCTGCTTGTATCAAGGCAAATTTCTGCAAGATGGATGGCCTGATACTCACTTAGAGGGATTCGCGAAGATCATAGATACATTAATTAATACTACAGGTGAGTTAGCAACATATCTGAACGGATTCAAACCCTCAGAAAGCCAAAAAATTCAAGAGCTGCTGGAGTCGAAAGGTCTGAAAAGCCAAACTATCTACGACATGAAGCGCGATCTGTTTGGCAGTTTGTATACAGAAGATGCGACATTTCAAGTTTGGTCTGAGGAGCTGGATCAAACATTCCAAGACATTTACAGGCAATGTTCGGGCGAGTTTGCTTTTAGTTACGACATAGCCAAAAACCATATGGGCGGTGGATTCTCGCCCCAATTCTGGCTGTTGGATAACGAAGGCGGCATGATCGGTGCGAACCATCCCGCCCATCATGCCGACAATGAAATTATTTTTACAGTAGCGGCCCTGTGTGGCCCTGAAAACAGCAAGCGCAAGCTCCTGCACACGCTGATGGCAAAAATATATGCTGTCTACCCAGCCGCAGAAGTTCATACTCATGCCGAAGAAAAAGATAAAGGCCTGCTGGAATCGGTGGGGTTTGCGGTAAGAGATACTCAAAAGCTTTTATGTTTGGTCAAGCAATAGCTTTATTGCCACTTCTACGAATGCAACATCTTTTGAGACAGCTTGTGCCATGCAAGCTGTTTTTTGAAAAAGAAAATATTATAAATGACAGCGTAGAATAGAGTGATATAGAGGTATATATCGTTTGAGTCGCTCTTCCTCATCAGAAATGAAGTTGCAAATACTGCCACGAGTATAATAAGCAGAGCCAACCCGAGTTGTAGAGTAAGTGTCTTAAAATATTTTATTTCTTGATCTCTGTTCGTTGCAACCGCCTCCCACAAGAAAACCTGCTGGCAATCCTCTCGGATGACCAGCAGGCTACTAAAATTTTATTCTTATCTCAACCCTTACTTGCCGTCCTGCCCGATTCGTTCGCTGCTCAGGCGGCCTTTGCCACTGGCGTCGTCAATCTGGGTAGCTCCGTTTTTCCGCATGATGCTCAAGGCTTCGTCGGCGCGCTTGCTGTCGGGGTCACGGGCAATAACGAGCGTGTGGCCGTTCTTCATGGCGTCATAAAAACGTTCGGCCTGCACGGGGGGCACACCCATTCGGCGCAGCAATTTCACGTAGTCGCCGTGATCGGAACCGGCCAGCGCACCGAACAGCCCGCCGAGGCCCGCGCCGCCCAGGGCTCCGAAGAGCATGCCGTAGATGCCGCCCAACTGGTAAATGCGCGTTTCGGGAATGATGAGCAGCAGCAGCCAGATGGGGAGCGTGAGGGCCACGCCTGCCAACGTGCCGCCGATGGTGCCGCGAATGACCGAGGCGCTGCCGCCGGGTGCGCCTGCTTCGGGGCCGACGCCGGTGGCCTGCGCGATGTCATCTTCCATGACCACATCGGTCAGGGCAAAGCCGAGGTGATCCCGGTCAAAGCCACGCGCCTTCAGGGCTTCAAGGGCGCTTTTGGCCTGTGTAGGCTCTCTAAAGACGGCAATGACACTTTCCATATGCTGTCTTTTTAGCATGAGAGCCGCCCCCGATGTGAGGGACAAACTTCCGGGAGCGTTGAGCAGACCTTCTGCAAGGCGGGTGTACCGGGGGCCGGGGTACTTTCGGCCCTAGCACACCGCGCTGCACTTCCTATACTGACAAGATGACTGGCGTGGTAGACGTAGCGGTGCCGAACGTGGCCTTCGAGGGGCGGCTGCGTGAGGTATTGCGCTCCCGCGTAGAATTTATAGAGCTGATCGGGGATGATCTGGTGGCGGCGGGCGGCAAACGTACCCGGCCCCTGATTTCGTTTTTGGCCGCGCAGGTGCTGGGCGCACAGCCGGGGCGGGCGGACTGGAGCGATGTGGTCGACGTGGGCGTGTGCGTGGAACTGCTGCACTCGGCCAGCCTGCTGCACGATGACCTGATCGACGACGCCGACACCCGGCGCGGCAAGCCCTCCGCATTCCGGCGCTTCGGCAACGTGGTCAGCGTGATGAGCGGCGATTTTATGCTGGCGCGGTTGCTGATGCTGCTCTCCAATCTGCCGGGAGGCGCGGCCCTCACGCGGGCATTCGGCCAAACCGCCAGCGTGATCTGTGAGGGCGAGGTTCTGCAATTTCAGGTGGCCGCCTACGCCGAGTACTCGCTGGAACACTATCTGGACGTGATTCACGGCAAAACGGCGGCACTCGTGGAGCTGGCCGCCAGTGCGCCCGCCCTGCTGCTTTCGGCTCCCGACGCCCAGCGGGAAGCCCTCGCCACGTTTGGCCGCCAATACGGCATGGCTTTTCAGATGCAAGACGACTTACTAGACCTCGCGGGCGAGGAAAGCAGCATCGGCAAGCCGGTGGGCGGCGACCTGCGCGAAGGCAAAGCCACCCTGCCCGTGCTGTACCTGCTGGACGGCCCCTACGAGGGCGAGGTGCGCGAGATTCTGGAACGCCGCGCCGCGAACGAGGGCGACGTGGCCCGCGTGCAGCAGTTGGCCGCCGCAGAAGGCACGTTGGAACGCACCCGCGACGAAATACGCCGCCGTGCCGGGCTGGCCGTGCGCGCGCTGGACACCTTGCCCCCCAGCGAGGCCCGCAGCGCGTTGGCCGCGTTGGCGCAAAAAGAGATCGAGCGGAGTCACTAGGAACAGCTACCCTTCCGCCTTCAGTCATCCAATCATGCTGTCCCAATTGACCGGACAGCCTTTTTAGGCCAGACTGACCCGCCGCCCTTGCCGTTTGGAAGGCGGCGGCGAGGGCTGGCTTCGCACTCACACGCTCTGGAAACGCTTCAACGTTTTTGCGTGTGTGTGGAGCTTTTTGGGTTCTGCCAGACCGGGCGCGGCAGTGGGGGCAAACGTTGGGGGCAGGCCCCGGCCTTCACGCTTGCCCATTTGTCTATGCGTGTATGCTCTGGTTGCCTCAAGAACTAAGCCGTTAACTTATCCCCAAGGAGAACTCTGGAATGAGGGCATCAGGACTCAATTGGCAAGGCCTCATGGAGCAACTCCAAGACGCTTTGCCCTACTGCGCGGTCAGCGATCAGTCGTTGGCCTATTTCAAGTACCCCAAACGCACCCTGAGCGTGAATTTGCCCGTTCGGATGGATGACGGCCAGATTCGCGTGTTCCGGGGCTACCGCACGGTTCACAGCACGGCACGTGGCCCCAGCATGGGCGGTGTCCGGTTTAAGGCGGGCCTGAATGCCCACGAATGCGAGGTCTTGGCCGCCATCATGACCCTGAAAGCGGCGGTGGCCGACCTCCCTCTGGGCGGGGCAAAAGGAGGCGTGAACGTTGACCCCGCTACGCTGTCGCCCGGAGAACTGGAAGGCCTGACGCGCCGCTATACCAGCGAACTCGTGGAATTGATCGGCAAAAACGAAGACATTCTCGCCCCCGACGTGGGCAGCGATCAGCAGACGATGGCGTGGATTCTGGACACCTACGGCGAAAACACGGGCGAAACCGTGAGCGGCGTGGTCGTGGGCAAACCCATTCCGCTGGGCGGCAGTTACGCCAGCAAGGATGCACGGGGCCGCAGCGCCGCACTGGTGGCGGGCCGCGTGCTGAAGGAGCAGGGCGAGAGCCTGAACCGCGCCCGCGCCGCCGTGTACGGATTTGGCGATGTGGGCCGCAAGGCCGCCCGGACGCTGGCCGCAGAGGGCGCACTCGTCATTGCCGTGAGTGATCAGGACGGCGGCACCTTTGCCAGCGGTGGCCTAGACCTAGAAGCCCTCGCCGCCTACCGCGAGCAGCACGGCAGTGTGCAGGGTTTTGCCACCGACATCACCGCCGACGAAGTGATCGAACTGGATGTGGACGTGCTGATGCTGGCCTACGACTACGGGGCCGTGAACGCCGGAAACGCCCACGCCGTCCGCGCCCGCTACGTGGTGGAAGCCACCAACCGCGCCGTGCTGCCCGAAGCCGAACGCTTCCTGAAATTGCAGGGCGTGACCGTGCTGCCCGATCTGGTGGCCTCCATCGGCGGCCTGATCGTGAATTATCTGGAATGGGTGCAGGACGCCAGCAATTTCTTCTGGACAGAGACCGAGATTGAAGAAGCCATTGACCTGCGCGTAGACCGGGCAGTAGACGCCGTGCTGGAATTCATGCGAACCCGCCAAACCGATATGCGGACGGCGGCGTATGCGATGGCCCTGAACAGACTGCACGAAGCCAGCGTGATGCGCGGGGTTTATCCGTGACGCCGGGTTGCTTTGGGCTTGATTGCTCAGGACTGAGTTGCTCTGGGCTGAGGTGCTCAGGGTTTGGTCTAAGGGTCAAAGGTTTAAGAGTCTAAGGGACACCCCAGACGCCCTGTGTTTCAGCTCCCTCTCCCCTTGCGGGGGCCTCGCAGAGCTACGCAGTAGAGGGGTGAATGAGCGCCAGCGATTGCCTTTCCCCACGCCCGACAACCCACAACATACATCTGCCCTCCAAAGGAGGTTCCCACCACATGACCACCACCGAACCCAATCTCAATACCGCCGCGCAGGATACGTCCAAGCTCGGCCACCACGCCATTCCCAGCTACCTCGACCCCAACGACCTTGGGCCATACGCCATCTATCTGGAGCAGGTGGAGCGGGTGACGCCTTACCTCGGCAAGCTGGCCTACTGGGTGGAAACCCTCAAGCGGCCCAAACGCATTCTGGTCGTGGATGTGCCGATTCACCTTGACGACGGCACGGTGGCGCACTTCGAGGGCTACCGCGTGCAGCACAACACGTCGCGCGGCCCGGCCAAAGGCGGCGTGCGCTACCACCAAGACGTGACGCTGAGCGAAGTGATGGCCCTCAGCGCGTGGATGACCGTGAAGAACGCCGCCGTGAACCTGCCCTACGGCGGCGGCAAAGGCGGCATCCGCATCGATCCGCGCAAATACAGCACCGGAGAACTGGAACGCCTGACGCGGCGCTACACCACCGAAATTGGCCTCGTGATCGGGCCAGAAAAAGACATTCCCGCCCCCGACGTGAACACCAACCCGCAGACGATGGCATGGATGATGGACACCTACTCAATGAACGTGGGCCGCACCGCGACAGGCGTGGTCACGGGCAAACCTGTGGCACTGGGTGGCTCTCTGGGCCGCGCCGACGCCACCGGACGCGGGGTATTTGTGACAGGTGCCGAAGCGCTGAAAAAGCTGGGCATCCGCTTGGAAGGCGCACGAATCGCCATTCAGGGCTTCGGCAACGTGGGCGAGGCTGCTGCCCGCATCTTCCACGATCACGGTGCAAAAATCGTGGCGATTCAGGACGTGACCGGAACCATCCACAGCGACGGCGGAATCGACCCGCGCACGGCCTTTGCCCACTTGAAACAATCGGGCAAGATCACTGGGCTGGCCGACACTGACGAACTGACCCGCGACGCCTTCTGGGACGTGGACTGCGACGTCCTGATTCCCGCCGCGCTGGAAAAACAGATTACGGAGGCCAACGCCGGACGCATTCGGGCCAAGCTGATCGTAGAGGGTGCGAACGGCCCCACCACGCCCGCTGCCGACGACCTGTTGGCCGAGCGCGGCATCACCATCGTCCCCGACGTCCTCGCCAACGCAGGCGGCGTCACCGTGTCCTACTTCGAGTGGGTGCAAGACTTTTCTTCGTTCTTCTGGACGGAAGATGAGATCAACAAGCGCCTTGACCGCATCATGGGAGAAGCCTTCATGAGCCTCTGGGACGTGAAGGAAAAGCACGGCGTAACCTTGCGGACGGCGGCCTACATCGTGGCCTGCACGCGCGTGCTGGAAGCGCGGGCGTTGCGCGGGTTGTATCCGTAAACGTTGATGGGGAGGGCGGTCTAAGGCTCTAAAGGTCTAGGGTGTTGGAGCGGTGAGATTTGCGGTGGGCAGTACATTTGAAATTGACGTCTAGCACAACATTCGCCGTTCTTAGACTCTTCGACCCTAGACCCTTAGACCTTGCCCACATCTCCAACCGAATACCCAAAACAACCGCCCAAGCCTCGGCGGTTGTTTTTTGTGGCCCCCAGCGCCTAGCCTGCACCATGCCCTCCCCTGCTCCCACGTTGCCGCCCGTGCTGGCCGAACTCGTGGCCTATTTCGAGCCGTTTTCGACTGTACGGCGCGACTTTAGAGGCACAGTGACCCTGCACACGCCGGGAATCAATGTGCTGGCGCTGAATGCCTCGTATTTGCCGGAAGATGCGGGCGATGTGCTGCCGCTGGTTCGGGCATGGCACTTGGGGCAAGACGCGCCGCCGTTGGTGGCCTCCGTGAGTGCGGTGGTGGGCGAGGATGTGGGCGGCCTGCGCGTGGGCACATTCTCACTTGTGCCTGACCCCGGCGTGATCGTGGTGGAGCAGGTTTCGCGGCTGCATCTGGCGACTTGGGCGGGCGTGCTGGCGGAGGCTTACGGTGCGGCAGAGTGGGCCGAAACGTTGGCCCGTCACTTTGCGGGGCCGCTGGAAGGTGATCCCAAGAGTGTGCTGTTGATGGCTTACGCGGGTGGCGAGGCCATCGGGTCTTTGCTGTGGCGCGACGTGAACGATGTGGGCGCGGCGCACCTATGGGGAACGCTGGATGCCGCCGCCGACGCGCCCCTCTTGAATGCCGCTGCCGAACTGTCAGGCGGCACTCTCCGGGTGAGTCTGCCCGACACTTCGCCCCTTCATCTTTCACATACGAAAATCGTCGGTTTTACCCTGTTGCCGTGAACTATCGTGCTCTCTCCATGAGAAGCATGTCGTTTCCTTAAGATCAGATTTTCTACATACAGCACGTGCTGGGGGTGCTGTACAGCCTTTACGGAACTGTGAGAAATGAGCGCACGAGCCTCACGCCAGCAAGAGGAGTAGGACACTCTAATGAAGGCACATGCTTAAGCCTCTGCCTTTCGGCCAACCCCGGCGCTCGCCCGCTGCTCCAGCGGCTTTTCTCCTTCTTGCACTCACGCTGGCGGCCTGCGGAAGTACGCCCAATTCTGGCCCAAATCCGGCGGAAGCTCCGGCCCTCGCCGACAGCCTGAAAGCGCAGGCCAGCGCCGGAAGCCTGACGGTGGGCCAGACCCGCCAACTGAACGTGACCGTCAGTGGCCGCGCCCCGCAACCCGGCGAATTGACGTGGACAACGGGCAATGCGGCTGTCGCCACCGTGTCTCAAACGGGCCTCGTGACCGCCAAAGGAGCCGGAAGCACCAGCATTCGCACGGCACTGACCGCCAATCCCGGCGCGTTTATAGAGTTCACGCTGACGGTGACGGCGGCTGGAACCACGCCCGCTCCGGCCCCTGCCCCCGCACCCGGAACCTTTGCAGGGCGCGTGCTGACCCTTACCAACGCCGCCCGCGCTCAGGCCCGCACCTGCGGCACCACCAGCTTTCCCGCCGCCGCGCCGCTGACCGCCAACGCGCAACTCGGTCAGGCCGCGCAGGGCCACGCCGCCGATATGGCCGCCAAGAATTACTTCAGCCATACCAGTCAGGATGGCCGCACGATGGCCCAGCGCGTTTCGGCCACCGGGTACGCTTGGCGCAGTATTGGCGAAAACATCGCCGCTGGACAGACCACGCCCGAAGCCGTAGTCGACGGCTGGCTGAAAAGCCCCGGCCACTGCCGCAACATCATGAGCGCCAGCTTTACCGAACTCGGCGTGGGCTACGCGGCGGGCGGAAGTTACAGCCATTACTGGGTGCAGGATT includes the following:
- a CDS encoding Glu/Leu/Phe/Val family dehydrogenase, whose protein sequence is MRASGLNWQGLMEQLQDALPYCAVSDQSLAYFKYPKRTLSVNLPVRMDDGQIRVFRGYRTVHSTARGPSMGGVRFKAGLNAHECEVLAAIMTLKAAVADLPLGGAKGGVNVDPATLSPGELEGLTRRYTSELVELIGKNEDILAPDVGSDQQTMAWILDTYGENTGETVSGVVVGKPIPLGGSYASKDARGRSAALVAGRVLKEQGESLNRARAAVYGFGDVGRKAARTLAAEGALVIAVSDQDGGTFASGGLDLEALAAYREQHGSVQGFATDITADEVIELDVDVLMLAYDYGAVNAGNAHAVRARYVVEATNRAVLPEAERFLKLQGVTVLPDLVASIGGLIVNYLEWVQDASNFFWTETEIEEAIDLRVDRAVDAVLEFMRTRQTDMRTAAYAMALNRLHEASVMRGVYP
- a CDS encoding CAP domain-containing protein, which gives rise to MLKPLPFGQPRRSPAAPAAFLLLALTLAACGSTPNSGPNPAEAPALADSLKAQASAGSLTVGQTRQLNVTVSGRAPQPGELTWTTGNAAVATVSQTGLVTAKGAGSTSIRTALTANPGAFIEFTLTVTAAGTTPAPAPAPAPGTFAGRVLTLTNAARAQARTCGTTSFPAAAPLTANAQLGQAAQGHAADMAAKNYFSHTSQDGRTMAQRVSATGYAWRSIGENIAAGQTTPEAVVDGWLKSPGHCRNIMSASFTELGVGYAAGGSYSHYWVQDFGRR
- a CDS encoding Glu/Leu/Phe/Val family dehydrogenase, with protein sequence MTTTEPNLNTAAQDTSKLGHHAIPSYLDPNDLGPYAIYLEQVERVTPYLGKLAYWVETLKRPKRILVVDVPIHLDDGTVAHFEGYRVQHNTSRGPAKGGVRYHQDVTLSEVMALSAWMTVKNAAVNLPYGGGKGGIRIDPRKYSTGELERLTRRYTTEIGLVIGPEKDIPAPDVNTNPQTMAWMMDTYSMNVGRTATGVVTGKPVALGGSLGRADATGRGVFVTGAEALKKLGIRLEGARIAIQGFGNVGEAAARIFHDHGAKIVAIQDVTGTIHSDGGIDPRTAFAHLKQSGKITGLADTDELTRDAFWDVDCDVLIPAALEKQITEANAGRIRAKLIVEGANGPTTPAADDLLAERGITIVPDVLANAGGVTVSYFEWVQDFSSFFWTEDEINKRLDRIMGEAFMSLWDVKEKHGVTLRTAAYIVACTRVLEARALRGLYP
- a CDS encoding polyprenyl synthetase family protein; translated protein: MTGVVDVAVPNVAFEGRLREVLRSRVEFIELIGDDLVAAGGKRTRPLISFLAAQVLGAQPGRADWSDVVDVGVCVELLHSASLLHDDLIDDADTRRGKPSAFRRFGNVVSVMSGDFMLARLLMLLSNLPGGAALTRAFGQTASVICEGEVLQFQVAAYAEYSLEHYLDVIHGKTAALVELAASAPALLLSAPDAQREALATFGRQYGMAFQMQDDLLDLAGEESSIGKPVGGDLREGKATLPVLYLLDGPYEGEVREILERRAANEGDVARVQQLAAAEGTLERTRDEIRRRAGLAVRALDTLPPSEARSALAALAQKEIERSH